A single genomic interval of Pelagerythrobacter marensis harbors:
- the nudC gene encoding NAD(+) diphosphatase, with protein MTVPAAGKTLAFTGCTLDRADNVRADADALAGHMNWRARLLALDGMMPALDDTGRLAWGTLADAPEDAELVFLGFDAGENGGGRACFAAVPPQGDPRPRMANPQLWNLMAALSPEDLALYGGARSLVDWHARHRFCPACGGPTRIAKGGWQRDCVAESGGCGAQQFPRTDPVTIMLVEHDGRLMLGRGLGWPEGRFSALAGFVEPGESIEEAVAREVLEESGVRVRDVSYVASQPWPFPSQLMIGCHAHAESDAVTVDETELAEIRWFTRDEVSAALAGTPDAPFTAPPPHAIAHHLLEWWIAE; from the coding sequence CTGACGGTGCCAGCGGCAGGGAAGACGCTGGCGTTTACCGGCTGCACGCTCGACCGGGCGGACAACGTGCGGGCCGACGCGGATGCGCTGGCCGGGCACATGAACTGGCGCGCGCGGCTCCTCGCGCTCGACGGCATGATGCCCGCGCTCGACGATACCGGGCGGCTGGCCTGGGGCACGCTGGCCGATGCGCCCGAAGATGCCGAACTGGTCTTCCTGGGCTTCGATGCCGGCGAGAACGGCGGGGGACGCGCCTGTTTCGCGGCCGTGCCGCCGCAGGGCGATCCGCGCCCGCGCATGGCCAATCCGCAGCTGTGGAACCTCATGGCGGCGCTCTCGCCCGAAGACCTGGCGCTTTACGGCGGCGCGCGCAGCCTGGTGGACTGGCACGCGCGGCATCGTTTCTGCCCGGCGTGCGGCGGCCCCACGCGGATCGCCAAGGGCGGCTGGCAGCGCGACTGCGTGGCGGAGAGCGGCGGCTGCGGCGCGCAGCAGTTCCCGCGCACCGACCCGGTCACGATCATGCTGGTCGAACATGACGGGCGGCTGATGCTGGGCCGCGGGCTCGGCTGGCCGGAGGGGCGCTTTTCCGCGCTCGCCGGGTTCGTCGAGCCGGGCGAAAGCATCGAGGAGGCCGTGGCCCGCGAAGTGCTGGAGGAATCGGGCGTGCGCGTGCGCGACGTGTCCTACGTCGCCAGCCAGCCCTGGCCGTTCCCCAGCCAGCTGATGATCGGCTGCCATGCCCACGCCGAGAGCGACGCCGTGACCGTCGACGAGACCGAACTGGCGGAAATCCGCTGGTTTACGCGCGACGAGGTTTCCGCTGCGCTCGCCGGAACGCCCGATGCGCCATTCACCGCGCCGCCCCCGCACGCGATCGCGCATCACTTGCTCGAATGGTGGATTGCCGAATGA
- a CDS encoding thioredoxin domain-containing protein: MTTFRQISLAALAAPLALGLAACGSEPAEGEAPAGEPVENVAAPDGTQWVDTVTVTEADGYMLGNPDAPIKLIEYGSLTCGACANFAATGMEPLKEKYVATGRVSYELRNQVHNAFDLTLARLVRCGAPESYHPLSEQVWLNLPSLMEGAQANPQALEAAMQQPEDQRFVAVAEAAGFLDFFATRGVSRDQARQCLSDADSVEAIANNSDSQSQELNVTGTPTFIINGRNVGTQSWATLEPMLQDAGAR, translated from the coding sequence ATGACCACGTTCCGCCAGATCTCCCTCGCCGCACTCGCTGCGCCGCTCGCGCTCGGCCTCGCCGCTTGTGGATCGGAACCGGCCGAAGGGGAGGCGCCGGCCGGCGAACCGGTCGAGAACGTGGCGGCGCCCGACGGAACGCAGTGGGTCGACACGGTCACCGTGACGGAGGCGGACGGCTACATGCTCGGCAACCCCGACGCGCCGATCAAGCTGATCGAATACGGTTCGCTGACCTGCGGTGCCTGCGCCAATTTCGCGGCCACGGGGATGGAGCCGCTGAAGGAGAAATACGTCGCCACCGGCCGCGTCAGCTACGAATTGCGCAACCAGGTCCATAACGCCTTCGACCTCACCCTCGCTCGCCTCGTTCGGTGCGGCGCGCCGGAAAGTTACCACCCCCTGTCGGAACAGGTCTGGCTCAACCTGCCCAGCCTTATGGAAGGCGCCCAGGCCAATCCGCAGGCGCTCGAGGCGGCGATGCAGCAGCCGGAAGACCAGCGCTTCGTCGCGGTCGCCGAAGCCGCCGGTTTCCTCGATTTCTTCGCCACGCGCGGGGTCAGCCGCGATCAGGCGCGCCAGTGCCTGTCCGACGCGGATTCGGTCGAGGCGATCGCCAACAATTCGGACAGCCAGTCGCAGGAACTCAATGTAACCGGCACGCCGACCTTCATCATCAACGGCCGCAACGTCGGCACGCAAAGCTGGGCGACGCTGGAACCGATGCTGCAAGACGCCGGCGCGCGATAG
- a CDS encoding serine hydrolase domain-containing protein yields the protein MGSRTFDDAVLSRRALLRAGALLGAGAALGTLPFGRAALAHAGHWPSVMALADDYVSARKVANMVAVMGWQQREPDVIARGTLAIGQAVPAGLDSLYRIYSMTKPITGMATMMLIEDDKLGLDQPLAEILPAFADMQVQKTYDGSIAELEPAERPITIRHLLTHTAGLGYSIIQKGPIKAAYERAGVVPGRVTRLPLGAIFGRGEAAPSLKAFADNLARLPLVAQPGTRWSYSVSLDLLGRVIEVVSGKPFDAFLKERLFDPLGMTSTWFHVPASEVGRLTTNYGVVNGRPMPLDPARASIYLDPPAFPFGGAGLVSSPRDYDRFLQMLVGYGRLGGKRVMSEAAVRLGTSNLLPDGVSTAGTFADGSGFGAGGRVGLGEQAGTFGWGGAAGTVAFADLRRGLRAALFTQYMPAEAYPLHSAFPAAVTKDLAALAAAQT from the coding sequence ATGGGATCGAGGACGTTCGACGATGCGGTGCTGTCGCGCCGCGCACTGCTTCGCGCCGGAGCCTTGCTGGGGGCAGGGGCTGCGCTGGGGACGCTGCCCTTCGGGCGCGCGGCGCTGGCCCATGCGGGCCACTGGCCTTCGGTAATGGCACTGGCGGACGATTACGTTTCCGCGCGCAAGGTGGCCAACATGGTCGCCGTCATGGGCTGGCAGCAGCGCGAGCCCGACGTGATTGCGCGCGGCACGCTGGCGATCGGGCAGGCGGTGCCGGCCGGGCTCGACAGCCTCTATCGCATCTATTCGATGACCAAGCCGATCACCGGCATGGCGACGATGATGCTGATAGAAGACGACAAGCTCGGGCTCGATCAGCCGCTGGCCGAAATCCTGCCCGCTTTCGCCGACATGCAGGTGCAGAAGACCTACGACGGATCGATCGCCGAGCTGGAGCCGGCGGAACGGCCGATCACCATTCGCCATCTGCTGACCCATACCGCCGGGCTCGGCTATTCGATCATCCAGAAGGGGCCGATCAAGGCCGCATACGAACGTGCGGGCGTGGTGCCGGGGCGGGTGACCAGGCTGCCGCTGGGCGCGATCTTCGGCCGCGGCGAGGCGGCGCCCAGCCTGAAGGCTTTTGCCGACAACCTGGCGCGCCTGCCGCTCGTCGCCCAACCGGGAACGCGCTGGAGTTATTCGGTCTCGCTCGACCTTCTCGGCCGGGTGATCGAAGTGGTCTCGGGCAAGCCGTTCGACGCTTTTCTGAAAGAGCGGCTGTTCGATCCGCTGGGCATGACAAGCACATGGTTCCACGTCCCGGCGAGCGAAGTCGGGCGCCTGACGACCAATTACGGCGTCGTGAACGGCCGCCCCATGCCGCTCGACCCGGCGCGCGCCTCGATCTATCTCGACCCGCCGGCGTTCCCCTTCGGCGGCGCGGGCCTGGTGTCGAGCCCGCGCGATTACGACCGTTTCCTGCAAATGCTGGTCGGCTACGGCCGGCTGGGCGGCAAGCGGGTGATGAGCGAAGCGGCGGTGCGCCTCGGCACCTCGAACCTCCTGCCCGACGGGGTGAGCACGGCGGGCACGTTTGCCGACGGGTCCGGCTTCGGCGCCGGCGGGCGTGTCGGGCTGGGCGAGCAGGCGGGCACGTTCGGCTGGGGCGGCGCCGCCGGCACGGTCGCCTTCGCCGACTTGCGGCGCGGCCTGCGCGCGGCGCTGTTCACCCAGTACATGCCGGCCGAGGCCTATCCGCTCCACAGCGCCTTCCCCGCGGCGGTGACGAAAGATCTGGCGGCCCTGGCCGCGGCGCAGACCTGA
- a CDS encoding thioredoxin domain-containing protein: MKVSRLARAGALAAAALLALGNAGNWNTRVAEEDGAHRIGNPDAKVHLTAFVSYSCSHCARFTTEGEAPLQIAYIGQGRVELEIQPVIRNAADLVATMLVNCGAPAKFMRNHTLFMNKQDEWLERYTRATSAQRARWENGSQAARRRAIASDLGFYKLMESRGYSRSEIDRCLADDAGARALIASSQAASLKYGITGTPSFAIDGVTLAGTHDWSMLAPQIDAHF, from the coding sequence ATGAAGGTTTCGCGTCTTGCCCGCGCCGGGGCGCTTGCCGCCGCCGCGCTTCTGGCACTGGGAAATGCCGGAAACTGGAACACCCGCGTGGCGGAGGAAGATGGCGCGCACCGGATCGGCAACCCCGATGCCAAAGTCCACCTGACCGCTTTCGTCAGCTACAGCTGTTCGCACTGCGCGCGCTTCACCACCGAAGGCGAGGCGCCATTGCAGATCGCCTATATCGGCCAGGGGCGGGTCGAGCTGGAAATCCAGCCGGTGATCCGCAATGCGGCCGATCTGGTGGCGACCATGCTTGTGAACTGCGGCGCGCCCGCGAAATTCATGCGCAACCACACATTGTTCATGAACAAGCAGGACGAATGGCTCGAGCGCTATACGCGCGCGACTTCGGCGCAGCGCGCACGATGGGAAAACGGCAGCCAGGCCGCGCGCCGCCGCGCGATCGCGTCCGACCTCGGGTTCTACAAACTGATGGAAAGCCGCGGCTATTCGCGCAGCGAAATCGACCGCTGCCTGGCCGACGATGCCGGCGCGCGGGCACTGATCGCCAGCAGCCAGGCGGCGAGCCTGAAATACGGCATTACCGGCACCCCCAGTTTCGCCATCGACGGCGTCACGCTGGCCGGAACGCACGACTGGTCGATGCTCGCCCCGCAGATCGACGCGCATTTCTAG
- the mutY gene encoding A/G-specific adenine glycosylase: MTASGERTGTDVASALLAWYDRHARDLPWRAPPGDPPPDPGRVRPYRVWLSEIMLQQTTVAAVKPYFATFVRRWPTVEALAAAPEEEVLAAWAGLGYYSRARNLVKCARAVADLGGFPDSEAGLRALPGVGEYTAAAIAAIAFGRRAVVVDANVERVVARLFAVEDSLPAARKAIRAAADAITPQTRSGDFAQAMMDLGSAVCTARQPKCLLCPLSANCAAQRTGDPARFPVKAPKKAKPRRTGTAWWIARGGRVWLVRRPGRGMLGGMRALPDDGWSARASGDGAPPVAGEWRAAGAVRHGFTHFDLELRVMALVDGPPPPGEGEWWPLADLESAGLPTLFAKAARRAIAR, translated from the coding sequence GTGACTGCCAGCGGGGAGAGAACCGGAACGGATGTGGCGAGCGCGTTGCTCGCCTGGTACGACCGCCACGCGCGCGACCTGCCCTGGCGCGCGCCGCCGGGCGATCCGCCGCCTGATCCCGGTCGCGTCCGGCCCTATCGCGTCTGGCTGTCCGAAATCATGCTGCAGCAGACCACGGTTGCCGCGGTGAAGCCCTATTTCGCGACGTTCGTGCGCCGGTGGCCGACGGTGGAGGCGCTGGCCGCCGCGCCGGAGGAGGAGGTCCTCGCCGCCTGGGCGGGCCTGGGCTACTATTCGCGGGCGCGCAATCTGGTGAAATGCGCGCGAGCGGTGGCCGATCTGGGCGGTTTCCCCGACAGCGAAGCCGGCCTGCGCGCCTTGCCCGGCGTGGGGGAGTATACGGCAGCCGCGATCGCCGCGATCGCATTCGGCCGGCGCGCGGTCGTGGTCGACGCCAATGTCGAGCGGGTGGTTGCGCGGCTGTTCGCGGTGGAGGACAGCCTGCCCGCCGCGCGCAAGGCGATCCGGGCGGCGGCGGACGCGATCACGCCGCAGACGCGCAGCGGCGATTTCGCGCAGGCGATGATGGACCTCGGCTCGGCCGTCTGCACCGCGCGCCAGCCGAAATGCCTGCTCTGCCCGCTTTCGGCGAACTGCGCGGCGCAGCGGACCGGCGATCCCGCGCGCTTTCCGGTCAAGGCGCCGAAGAAGGCGAAACCCCGGCGCACCGGCACCGCCTGGTGGATCGCGCGCGGGGGGCGCGTCTGGCTGGTCCGCCGGCCGGGCAGGGGGATGTTGGGCGGAATGCGCGCACTGCCGGACGATGGATGGTCCGCGCGGGCGAGCGGCGACGGCGCGCCGCCGGTCGCGGGCGAGTGGCGCGCTGCGGGCGCGGTGCGCCACGGGTTCACCCATTTCGATCTGGAGCTTCGCGTGATGGCTCTGGTCGACGGGCCGCCACCGCCCGGCGAGGGCGAGTGGTGGCCGCTCGCCGATCTCGAGTCCGCAGGACTGCCGACCCTCTTTGCCAAGGCCGCGCGGCGTGCCATCGCGCGCTGA
- a CDS encoding DUF721 domain-containing protein → MERDGKPKTSRAQPRAYERPRGGPARQIADLMPQIGRTAFRRFGFVQSSVVTRWPEIVGEQHARVCMPEAIRFPPGEKAEGILQLVVLPAHAPLIQHVIPEIIERVNRFFGYKAVSRVKLRQGEVKPPRAREPAKAPPSLKPIPMELGDSLRDIGDPELRTVLESLARSMGSKEEEGQ, encoded by the coding sequence ATGGAACGGGACGGCAAACCAAAGACATCGCGCGCCCAGCCGCGCGCCTACGAACGGCCTCGCGGCGGGCCCGCGCGCCAGATCGCGGACCTTATGCCGCAGATCGGACGAACCGCCTTCCGCCGCTTCGGCTTCGTCCAGTCGAGCGTGGTCACGCGCTGGCCGGAAATCGTCGGCGAGCAGCACGCCCGCGTGTGCATGCCCGAGGCGATCCGTTTTCCCCCGGGGGAGAAGGCGGAGGGGATACTGCAGCTGGTCGTGCTGCCCGCCCATGCCCCGCTGATCCAGCACGTTATCCCGGAGATCATCGAACGGGTGAACCGCTTTTTCGGATACAAGGCCGTCTCGCGGGTCAAGCTGCGGCAAGGCGAGGTTAAGCCGCCGCGTGCTCGGGAACCGGCCAAGGCGCCGCCTTCGCTCAAGCCGATTCCGATGGAGCTGGGCGACAGCCTGCGCGATATCGGCGATCCCGAGCTGCGCACGGTGCTGGAATCGCTTGCCCGCAGCATGGGCAGCAAGGAGGAAGAGGGACAATGA